The following DNA comes from Meiothermus sp..
GCTCGCTGATTGGGCTGACGCGGGTCTCGTGGGGGGGCATCATGGTGGGGGCGGTCATGACCACCCTGCCGTTTCTGGTGCTGTTCCTGTTCCTGCAGCGCTACTTTATTGCGGGCATTACCGCGGGAGGGGTGAAGGATTGATATGCACCCTGTGCTAGGTAGGCTGTTCCGCACTCTACAAAGCCCACCAGCGGTTGGGATTCCTTCGGTAAAGGTTGAGCCCTCGAGCCCATTCCCCCTTCTGCGCAGCCTCGCGCTTTACCCTGAACTATGTTAGGCGTCTGCTACTACCCCGAACACTGGCCCCGCGAACGCTGGGCCGAAGATGCCCGGCGCATGCGCGCGCTGGGCCTGGCCTACGTGCGCATTGGCGAGTTTGCCTGGAGCGCCATAGAGCCCGACCCTGGCCGCTTTACCTGGGACTGGCTGGATGCGGCCATCGAGACCCTGGGCAAAGCCGGCCTCAAGGTGGTGCTGGGCACCCCCACCGCCACCCCCCCCAAGTGGCTCATCGACCAGCACCCTGATATCCTGGCCTACGATATCCAGGGACGGCCCCGCAAGTTTGGCTCCCGCCGGCACTACAGCTTTAGCAGCCGGGTTTACCTCGAGGAGGCCCGCCGTATCGTGACCCTGCTGGCCCAGCGCTACGGCCCCAACCCCTTGGTGGCCGGCTGGCAGACCGATAACGAGTACGGCTGCCACGACACCACCCGCAGCTACGGCCCCGAAGACCTGCGGGCCTTCCGGCTGTGGCTACAGGCCCGCTACGGCAGCATCGAGGCCCTCAACCAGGCCTGGGGCAACGCCTTCTGGAGCATGACCTACCGGGCTTTTGGCGAGATCGACCTGCCCAACCAGACCGTTACCGAGGCCAACCCTTCGCACTGGCTGGATTTTTACCGCTTTAGCTCGGATCAGGTGGCCGCCTTCAACCGTATGCAGACCGAAGTCCTGCGGCAGTATGCCCCCGAGAAGTTCATCGTGCACAACTTTATGGGCTACACCCCAGACTTCGACCACTTCAAGCTGGCCCAGGATCTGGATATCGCCGGCTGGGACAGCTACCCCCTGGGCTTTACCGATATGGACGTGCTGCCCTGCACAACGGAGGAAAAGCTCCGCTACGCCCACACCGGCCACCCCGATATGGCCGCCTTCCACCACGATCTCTACCGCGGGGTCAAGCCGCGCTGGTGGGTGATGGAGCAGCAGCCGGGGCCGGTCAACTGGGCCCACCACAACCCCTCCCCGGCCCCCGGTATGGTGCGGCTGTGGACCTGGGAGGCCCTGGCCCACGGGGCCGAGGTGGTGAGCTACTTCCGCTGGCGGCAGTTTCCCCAGGCCCAGGAGCAGTTCCACGCCGGACTCAACCGGCCCGATTTCGAGCCCGACCTGGGCTTTTTCGAGGCCCAGCAGGTGGCTCAGGAGCTTGGCCGGCTGTCCCTGCCCCAAAGCACCCCGGCCCCCGTGGCCCTGGTCTTCGACTACGAGGCCGACTGGGTTTTCCGCATCCAGCCGCAGGGCCAGGAGTTTGTGTACCGCGACCTGGTCTGGCATTTCTATCAGGCCCTGCGCAGCCTGGGGCTGGACGTGGATGTGGTGCCTCCGGGAGCCCGCCTGCACCCCTACCGGCTGGTGGTGGTGCCCAGCCTGCCCATCCTGCACGAAGCGGCCCTGCAGGCCTTCAAAGAGGCCCCTGGCGCGGTGGTCTTCGGGCCGCGCACCGGCTCCAAAACCGAGGCCCTGGGCATACCGGCCCAGCTACCCCCCGGCGCTTTGCAGGCGCTGCTGCCCCTCAAGGTAACCCGGGTGGAAAGCTGGCGCCCCGGCCTGAGCGAAACCCTCACCTGGCAGGGCCGGCCCTGGCCGGTGGGGGTCTGGAAGGAGTGGGTCGAGTCCAGCCTCACCCCGGTCGCCGCCTTTGCCGATGGCAGGGGGGCCATCTACCAGCACCACCACCGGCACTACCTGGCCTTCTGGCCAGGCCGGGAGTTTCTGCAAAGCTATCTGGCCGAGGTGGCCCAGGGCCTGGGCTTGGCGATCCAGCCCCTGCCCGAGGGTTTACGCATGCGGCGGCGGGGGCCCTGGGTGTTTGCCTTCAACTACACCGACCGACCCCAGGCCGCCCCAACCCCCCCAGGCGCCCGGTTCATTTTGGGCGGCCCCACCGTGGCCCCTTATGATTTGAGCATCTGGGTTGAGGAGTAAGGCTGTGCAGATTCAGGGCTACGAGTTCAGCATCAGCGCGGGGCGGCTCGAGGAAACCCTGGGCGGCTATCTGCTGAGCGGCAAAACCGTGCAGATCGGCCATCCCTTCGGGCGCACGCTCTACTTCAAGCACGGCTGGCAGAGCTGGAGCGAGGCCGGCTGGGTAAGCCTGAGAGAGAACCCCAAGCCCATCCAGCCCCCCGAGCGGCGGCCTCAGTGCGACGACCCAGCCTACGCCCTCTCACCGGTGCACGGCGGCAGCGGCCTGGGGGGCCTCGAGGGCCACGACGGACGGATGCTCTTCCTGGGGGCTCTGCGTCCGGGGGCGCGCGTAGAGGCCGACCGCCTCTACTTGAAGGGTACCTGCGACCACGAGACCCAGTGGTTTGTGGCCTACGGCGAACAGCAGCAGGTGCTGGCCCGCTACGCCGAGCTGCTGGCCAACACCCTGGGCGTCCGGGGCCAGCAGCCCGCCCCCCGGGTCTGGTGTAGCTGGTACAGCTATTACAGCGATATCTCGGAAAGCAAGATGCTGGAGACCATCGCCGGCTTGCAGGGCCTGCCCTTCGAGGTGTTTCAGCTCGACGACGGCTGGCAGCAAAACATGGGCGACTGGGAGCCCAACCACAAGTTCCGCTCGGGCATGAGCACCATCGCCCTGCGGGCCCAGAGCCAGGGCCTGACCCCCGGCCTCTGGCTGGCCCCCTTTATTGCCCGGCCCAGCTCCAGCCTGTTCAAGGAACACCCCGACTGGTTCTTGCGCGACGAGCAGGGCGAGCTGGTCTCGGCGGGCAGCAACTGGGGCGGCTACTACGCGCTGGACGTGACCCTGCCAGCCGTACAAAACTGGCTGCAGAGCCTGATCCAGAAGGTGCGGGGCTGGGGCTACCGCTACTTGAAGCTGGATTTCCTGTTTGCAGCGGCCCTGCCTGGCAAGAGGCATAGCGGAGCCTCGAGGGAGGAGGCCTACCGCGAAGCGCTCCGCCTCATCCGCGAGGCCGCCGGCGACGATGTGTACATTCTGGCCTGCGGGGCCCCCATCATCGCCTCGCTGGGCCTGGTGGATGGGCTGCGCATTGGGCCGGACGTGGCCCCTTACTGGGACAACGAAGACCGGCGGGTGTACCTGCACGACCCCACCGGCCCCGCGGCCTACAACGCCCTGCGCACCAGCCTGCACCGCCTCTGGCTGAAGCCGCTGGTGCACACCGACCCCGACGTGGCCTACTTCCGCACCCGCTACAACCTGCTCACCCCGGCCCAGCGCGCGGTGTTGCAGGACCTGGCCCTGGTTGCGGGCTTCAAGGCCACCTCCGACCCCCCCGAGTGGCTGGACGGCGAGGAGCGGGAAGGGCTCAAGGAGTGGCTCGAGGCCAGCCCCTCCATCCTCCAGACCGGCCCCTACACCTTCAAGATTGGCGAGCGTGAAGTGGATTTCTCGAGCTGGCTGGAAATCTAGCCCCGCTTCGCGCCTTGAGACCCTCGAGGAGACCATGCATAAGCGTGTATATGTGAAAAAAGACGGCCGGATGCTGTACCTGTACGGCCTGAAGCCCCACACCCTGCCGGCGCTCGAGGAGGGCGAAAACACCGGGCAGGCCCAGTCCCATGCCCGCTGGCACCCCCTGCGGCAGGAGTGGGTGGTGTTTGCCGCCAGCCGCCAGGGGCGTACCTTCCTGCCCCCCAAGGAGTACGACCCCCTGGCCCCCAGCAAGCCCGGTGGCTTCCCCACCGAGATTCCCTTCGAAGACTTCGAGATCGCCGTCTTCCAGAACCGCTGGCCCTCCCTCTCCCCCCACGCTGGGGCGCCGCCCGAGGGCCTGGTCATCCCTACCCGCGACGCCCAGGGCGACTGCGAGGTGGTGGTGTATACCCCCGAGCACAGCGGCAGCCTGGCCTCTTTAAGCCCCGAGCGGCGCGAGCTGCTGGTGCGGGTCTGGGCCGACCGCTACCGCGAGCTGTACGCCCGCCCCCCGATCCAGTACGTGATGCCCTTCGAGAACCGGGGCGAGCAGATGGGGGTCACGCTGCACCACCCCCACGGGCAAATTTACGCCTACCCCTGGGTTCCACCCATTCTGCAAAAGGAGCACGAGGCCTTCCAGAAAAGCCCGGTGCTGCTCAACCTGCTGCCGCACCTGGGGCCCTACACGGTGCTGGAAGATGCGCACGTGCTGGCCTGCATTCCGCCTTTTGCCCGCTACCCGTACGAGGTGCTGCTCTTCCCCAAGCAGTTCCGCCCCGGCCTGTGGGCCTTTACCGAGGAAGAGATACGCAGTTTCGCCAGGGCGCTGGGCCAGGTGGTG
Coding sequences within:
- a CDS encoding beta-galactosidase — its product is MLGVCYYPEHWPRERWAEDARRMRALGLAYVRIGEFAWSAIEPDPGRFTWDWLDAAIETLGKAGLKVVLGTPTATPPKWLIDQHPDILAYDIQGRPRKFGSRRHYSFSSRVYLEEARRIVTLLAQRYGPNPLVAGWQTDNEYGCHDTTRSYGPEDLRAFRLWLQARYGSIEALNQAWGNAFWSMTYRAFGEIDLPNQTVTEANPSHWLDFYRFSSDQVAAFNRMQTEVLRQYAPEKFIVHNFMGYTPDFDHFKLAQDLDIAGWDSYPLGFTDMDVLPCTTEEKLRYAHTGHPDMAAFHHDLYRGVKPRWWVMEQQPGPVNWAHHNPSPAPGMVRLWTWEALAHGAEVVSYFRWRQFPQAQEQFHAGLNRPDFEPDLGFFEAQQVAQELGRLSLPQSTPAPVALVFDYEADWVFRIQPQGQEFVYRDLVWHFYQALRSLGLDVDVVPPGARLHPYRLVVVPSLPILHEAALQAFKEAPGAVVFGPRTGSKTEALGIPAQLPPGALQALLPLKVTRVESWRPGLSETLTWQGRPWPVGVWKEWVESSLTPVAAFADGRGAIYQHHHRHYLAFWPGREFLQSYLAEVAQGLGLAIQPLPEGLRMRRRGPWVFAFNYTDRPQAAPTPPGARFILGGPTVAPYDLSIWVEE
- a CDS encoding glycoside hydrolase family 36 protein produces the protein MQIQGYEFSISAGRLEETLGGYLLSGKTVQIGHPFGRTLYFKHGWQSWSEAGWVSLRENPKPIQPPERRPQCDDPAYALSPVHGGSGLGGLEGHDGRMLFLGALRPGARVEADRLYLKGTCDHETQWFVAYGEQQQVLARYAELLANTLGVRGQQPAPRVWCSWYSYYSDISESKMLETIAGLQGLPFEVFQLDDGWQQNMGDWEPNHKFRSGMSTIALRAQSQGLTPGLWLAPFIARPSSSLFKEHPDWFLRDEQGELVSAGSNWGGYYALDVTLPAVQNWLQSLIQKVRGWGYRYLKLDFLFAAALPGKRHSGASREEAYREALRLIREAAGDDVYILACGAPIIASLGLVDGLRIGPDVAPYWDNEDRRVYLHDPTGPAAYNALRTSLHRLWLKPLVHTDPDVAYFRTRYNLLTPAQRAVLQDLALVAGFKATSDPPEWLDGEEREGLKEWLEASPSILQTGPYTFKIGEREVDFSSWLEI
- the galT gene encoding galactose-1-phosphate uridylyltransferase, with product MHKRVYVKKDGRMLYLYGLKPHTLPALEEGENTGQAQSHARWHPLRQEWVVFAASRQGRTFLPPKEYDPLAPSKPGGFPTEIPFEDFEIAVFQNRWPSLSPHAGAPPEGLVIPTRDAQGDCEVVVYTPEHSGSLASLSPERRELLVRVWADRYRELYARPPIQYVMPFENRGEQMGVTLHHPHGQIYAYPWVPPILQKEHEAFQKSPVLLNLLPHLGPYTVLEDAHVLACIPPFARYPYEVLLFPKQFRPGLWAFTEEEIRSFARALGQVVQKLDNLFQKPMPYVMALHAAPKGAEDVFHFHVEFYPALRTADKLKYLAGTELAAGTFAMDALPEETARVLREVAI